From the genome of Marinilabiliales bacterium:
TGTCCGGTAATGGACACTAAAGAGAAAAAAATTAATTAGCTACTGAAGTCCGTTATCCTGTTCATACCCTTTGTCCTCAAGCAGATCAGGTGATCTGCTTGCTTCGACTGCAAGGCGGTCGCATACCTCATTCTCCCTGATGTTTGCATGGCCTTTGACCCAGACAAACTTTACAGAATGTTTGCGGTATACCTCAAGGAAACGTTTCCACAGGTCGGGGTTCTTCTTTTTTTTGAAATCCTTTTTTTCCCAGCCGAATACCCAGCCTTTTTCCACGGCATCGGCAACATACCGGGAGTCAGTATAGACAGTCACCCTGCTTCCCGCTATTTTCAGAGCTTCAAGGGCAACGATAACCGCAAGGAGTTCCATCCGGTTGTTTGTGGTAAGCTTATATCCCTGTGATATCTCCTTGCGGTGCTTGCCGGACATAAGGACCACTCCATAGCCGCCCGGGCCGGGATTACCCTGTGCGGCACCGTCGGTATAAACCGTTATTTCAGTAGTTTCAGCCATACAC
Proteins encoded in this window:
- a CDS encoding ribonuclease HI — its product is MAETTEITVYTDGAAQGNPGPGGYGVVLMSGKHRKEISQGYKLTTNNRMELLAVIVALEALKIAGSRVTVYTDSRYVADAVEKGWVFGWEKKDFKKKKNPDLWKRFLEVYRKHSVKFVWVKGHANIRENEVCDRLAVEASRSPDLLEDKGYEQDNGLQ